A window of the Dictyostelium discoideum AX4 chromosome 4 chromosome, whole genome shotgun sequence genome harbors these coding sequences:
- the cbpM gene encoding NCS-1/frequenin-related protein → MGQQNSKLTKSDIEFIGKNSNFSKEEVANIYGEFKKFDKDGNGSFDRKEFVLFFKSKLPNYPEDNLNKLFDAFDSDKSNTIDFKELTVALSIIGKGSAEDKLKVLFDIYDKDKSGILEKKEVDEMIALMKNVGVSLGKSPGDIELFIVKLFEKIDKDKNNLISREEFLTEGARSPSLLTLLGI, encoded by the exons atgggtcaacaaaattcaaaattaacaaaGAGTGACATCGAGTTTATCggtaaaaattcaaatttctCAAAAGAAGAAGTTGCCAATATCTATGGAGAGTTCAA aaaatttgataaagaCGGAAATGGTAGTTTTGATAGAAaagaatttgttttattctttaaaagtAAACTTCCAAACTATCCagaagataatttaaataaattatttgacgCTTTTGATTCTGATAAAAGTAACACAATTGATTTCAAAGAATTAACTGTTGCATTATCCATTATTGGTAAAG GTTCAGCTGAAGATAAATTAAAGGTTCTCTTTGATATTTATGACAAAGACAAGTCTGGAATTTTAGAGAAAAAAGAAGTTGATGAAATGATTGCTTTAATGAAAAATGTTGGTGTGTCTTTGGGTAAATCACCAGGAGATATcgaattatttattgttaaattatttgaaaagattgataaagataaaaacaatttaatctCTAGAGAAGAATTTTTAACTGAAGGTGCCAGATCACCATCACTCCTTACCTTATTAggcatttaa